One window of the Phragmitibacter flavus genome contains the following:
- a CDS encoding coproporphyrinogen-III oxidase family protein, whose product MSSTADIPITHLSDSKKGQEKHHATEVGNYFVANYPPFSFWQKEQAFAVEKLLDTAPPEDVPLGLYFHIPFCRKRCHFCYFRVYTDKNASEIRRYIHAGMEEFARYAARPYLKGRKPHFVYFGGGTPSYLSVPQLRELTDRMKDLMPWDEVSEVAFEAEPGTLNPNKLEAIRDIGVTRLSLGVEHFDDHVLGSNGRAHRSGEIDRAYGIARSLGFEHVNIDLIAGMMNDTDELWKATVAKAVEMSPDCVTIYQMEVPYNTGIYKQMKADGKETAPVADWETKRGWVNYAFTEFEKAGYTVTSAYTVVKDPERIKFVYRDALWEGADLLPIGVASFGHLGGIHLQNQAEIAPYIDTIERGDSAIFRAYATSPDERFIREFILKLKLGSVRPSYYQAKFGEDVLTRFAPQLQWIESEGFGKVDAANDKIELTRDGLLQVDRLLHEFFLPHHRTARYT is encoded by the coding sequence ATGTCTTCCACCGCTGATATCCCCATCACCCACCTTTCTGACTCCAAAAAAGGCCAGGAGAAACATCACGCCACTGAGGTCGGCAACTACTTCGTCGCCAACTACCCCCCGTTCTCCTTCTGGCAGAAAGAACAGGCCTTCGCCGTCGAAAAACTGCTCGACACCGCTCCTCCTGAAGACGTTCCCCTCGGCCTCTACTTCCACATTCCTTTCTGCCGCAAGCGCTGCCACTTCTGTTACTTCCGCGTCTACACCGACAAAAATGCCTCCGAAATCCGCCGCTACATTCACGCCGGCATGGAGGAGTTTGCCCGCTACGCCGCCCGCCCCTATCTCAAAGGCCGCAAACCTCACTTCGTTTATTTCGGCGGCGGCACCCCGTCCTATCTGAGCGTCCCCCAGCTTCGCGAACTCACCGACCGCATGAAAGACCTCATGCCATGGGATGAAGTCTCCGAAGTCGCCTTCGAAGCCGAGCCCGGCACCCTCAACCCCAACAAACTCGAAGCCATCCGCGACATCGGCGTCACCCGACTCAGCCTTGGCGTCGAGCATTTTGACGACCACGTCCTCGGCTCCAACGGACGCGCCCATCGCTCCGGTGAGATCGACCGCGCCTACGGCATCGCCCGCTCGCTCGGCTTCGAACACGTCAACATCGACCTCATCGCCGGCATGATGAATGACACCGACGAATTGTGGAAAGCCACCGTCGCCAAAGCCGTCGAGATGTCCCCTGACTGCGTCACCATTTATCAGATGGAGGTCCCCTACAACACCGGCATCTACAAACAGATGAAGGCCGATGGCAAGGAAACCGCACCCGTTGCCGACTGGGAAACCAAACGTGGCTGGGTCAACTACGCCTTCACCGAGTTCGAAAAAGCCGGTTACACCGTCACCAGCGCCTACACCGTCGTCAAAGACCCTGAACGCATCAAGTTCGTCTATCGCGACGCCCTCTGGGAAGGGGCCGACCTCCTGCCCATTGGCGTTGCCTCCTTCGGCCATCTTGGTGGCATCCACCTTCAAAACCAGGCCGAGATCGCCCCCTACATCGACACCATCGAACGCGGCGACAGCGCCATCTTCCGCGCCTACGCGACCAGTCCCGACGAACGCTTCATCCGCGAATTCATCCTCAAACTTAAGCTCGGCTCTGTCCGCCCCAGTTACTACCAGGCAAAATTCGGCGAAGACGTGCTGACCCGTTTTGCCCCCCAGCTTCAGTGGATCGAGAGCGAAGGCTTCGGCAAGGTCGATGCCGCCAACGACAAAATCGAACTCACCCGCGATGGACTTCTGCAAGTCGACCGGCTCCTTCACGAGTTCTTCTTGCCCCACCACCGCACCGCCCGTTACACCTAA
- a CDS encoding PQQ-binding-like beta-propeller repeat protein has translation MTTVLLALLLITSSLLQLQAQDPAAAATATAADTAPNLNWLHARGNEAMTGLSPTQLNLPLELVWTFTTGDKARKEGVLATPVVKDGKVYIGGQSGRFYCIDLATGKEVWKVEKESAFEGNAGFSGNLVIAGCVDSFVYAWDATTGEEKWKFETRGEIHAGINTWKNAEGKEHVLIGSYDNLLYCLDAATGTKLWEYETTNYINGAAAIYEDKVVFGGCDGMLYVIDIATGKEVKTIEVGAYIGNNIAVDKGIAYITHYGNKVAAFDFNDGTKLWEYGERDFPYYAAAAVSDEWVVAAGRDKRIRKLERATGKEVWEFRTRGDIDGSPLICANQHVLFGSGDGYFYALDLSNGEEKWRYEIGADIKVAPAVAGNFILVGADDGNVYCFKNVPSPAP, from the coding sequence ATGACCACCGTTCTTCTCGCCCTTCTTCTCATCACTTCATCACTCCTGCAATTGCAAGCCCAGGACCCTGCCGCTGCTGCTACTGCCACCGCGGCCGACACTGCCCCTAACCTCAACTGGCTCCACGCCCGCGGCAATGAGGCCATGACCGGACTCTCCCCCACCCAGCTCAATCTTCCTCTCGAACTCGTCTGGACCTTCACCACCGGCGACAAGGCCCGCAAAGAAGGCGTTCTCGCCACTCCCGTCGTAAAAGACGGCAAGGTCTACATCGGCGGCCAGTCCGGGCGTTTTTACTGCATCGACCTCGCCACCGGCAAAGAGGTCTGGAAAGTCGAAAAAGAATCTGCCTTTGAAGGCAACGCCGGCTTCTCTGGCAACCTCGTCATCGCCGGGTGTGTCGACAGCTTCGTTTATGCGTGGGACGCCACCACCGGCGAAGAAAAATGGAAATTCGAAACCCGTGGCGAGATCCACGCCGGCATCAATACCTGGAAAAACGCCGAAGGTAAGGAACACGTCCTCATCGGCAGCTACGACAATCTTCTCTACTGCCTCGACGCCGCCACCGGCACCAAACTCTGGGAATACGAAACCACCAACTACATCAACGGTGCCGCCGCCATCTACGAAGATAAGGTCGTCTTCGGCGGTTGCGACGGCATGCTTTACGTCATCGACATCGCCACCGGCAAAGAGGTCAAAACCATCGAAGTCGGCGCCTACATCGGCAACAACATCGCCGTCGACAAAGGCATCGCCTACATCACCCACTACGGCAACAAGGTCGCCGCCTTCGACTTCAACGACGGCACCAAACTCTGGGAATACGGCGAACGCGACTTCCCTTACTACGCAGCCGCGGCCGTCAGTGACGAATGGGTCGTCGCCGCCGGACGCGATAAACGCATTCGCAAACTCGAACGCGCCACCGGCAAGGAGGTCTGGGAGTTTCGCACTCGTGGCGACATCGACGGCTCCCCTCTCATCTGTGCCAACCAGCATGTGCTGTTCGGCAGCGGCGACGGCTACTTTTACGCACTTGATTTGTCCAATGGCGAAGAGAAATGGCGGTATGAAATTGGTGCCGATATCAAAGTCGCCCCCGCCGTCGCCGGAAACTTTATCCTTGTCGGAGCCGATGACGGCAATGTTTACTGCTTCAAGAACGTTCCCTCTCCTGCGCCTTAG
- a CDS encoding Smr/MutS family protein, with amino-acid sequence MADDATENENEPVEWPITNELDLHAFRPSEVSSLLPEYFLECRKRGIFEVRVVHGKGTGALRVGVHRLLETMEEVADWHWPAGQGSGGWGATWVRLRR; translated from the coding sequence ATGGCGGATGATGCTACAGAAAACGAGAATGAGCCGGTCGAGTGGCCGATCACGAACGAACTGGACCTGCATGCGTTCAGGCCGTCAGAGGTGAGCAGCTTGTTGCCGGAGTATTTTTTGGAGTGTCGGAAGCGAGGAATTTTTGAGGTGCGCGTGGTGCATGGCAAGGGCACGGGAGCCTTACGGGTGGGGGTGCATCGGTTGCTGGAAACGATGGAGGAAGTGGCGGACTGGCATTGGCCGGCCGGACAGGGAAGCGGAGGTTGGGGGGCGACTTGGGTGAGGTTGAGGAGGTGA
- a CDS encoding PDZ domain-containing protein, whose translation MNRPLLFITVTLLAVISLAAIWKFLPKTLVTSSTLLSKNTSPLSETLQKQIHKTRQQLTGGIGIGIVGHPGRFPEIVGTLSGSPAQLAGLTNGDQLIAIDQESTLGYTDKQVVAASSGWPGTLVELTIKKPDGIEQIVILERQEWQDLNRGTMAPSSTFQLVPTPLEKPLGDSTPLSSPLDTDTDIAVEPLLPTSPVLVPDPVLLPNLQAPPLSD comes from the coding sequence ATGAATCGCCCGCTGCTCTTCATCACCGTCACGCTCCTTGCCGTGATTTCCCTTGCAGCCATCTGGAAATTCCTGCCCAAAACCCTCGTCACCAGTTCCACCCTACTCTCCAAAAACACCAGTCCCCTATCGGAAACCCTGCAAAAACAAATTCATAAAACCCGCCAGCAACTCACCGGAGGCATCGGCATCGGCATCGTCGGCCACCCGGGTCGTTTTCCTGAAATTGTCGGCACCCTCTCCGGCTCACCTGCACAACTGGCTGGCCTGACCAACGGCGATCAGTTGATCGCCATCGATCAGGAATCCACGCTCGGCTACACCGACAAACAAGTCGTCGCAGCCAGCAGCGGCTGGCCCGGCACCCTGGTTGAGCTCACCATCAAAAAACCGGACGGCATCGAACAAATCGTCATCCTCGAACGCCAGGAATGGCAAGATCTCAACCGCGGCACGATGGCCCCATCGAGCACCTTCCAACTCGTTCCCACCCCGCTCGAAAAACCTTTGGGCGACTCAACACCGTTGTCATCCCCCCTCGACACCGATACCGACATCGCCGTCGAACCCCTTCTTCCGACCAGTCCCGTTCTCGTTCCTGACCCAGTCCTTCTGCCCAACCTGCAAGCTCCTCCGCTGTCCGACTAG
- a CDS encoding acetolactate synthase has protein sequence MSSKTSFVSSLSTTNARSPVRQLSVFLHNRVGAFLTLVKLLNDHHIEVLGFSLQDSIDLTLVRLIVSDPESAKDLFDEQGHSCAIKTVVVVALEEGAPDLCQALASLLAAEINIHHSYPLLVRHQDKPLLALCVEDGEVGEEALRKTGYQVLCQNDLSR, from the coding sequence ATGTCCTCGAAAACCTCTTTTGTCTCCTCCCTCAGCACCACCAACGCCCGCTCCCCCGTTCGGCAACTTTCCGTCTTTCTCCACAACCGCGTTGGTGCCTTCCTCACCCTCGTCAAACTCCTCAACGACCACCACATCGAAGTCCTCGGCTTCAGCCTGCAAGACTCCATCGACCTCACCCTCGTCCGTCTCATCGTTAGCGATCCGGAATCTGCCAAAGACCTGTTCGACGAACAAGGCCACTCCTGTGCGATAAAGACCGTGGTGGTCGTCGCCCTTGAAGAAGGCGCCCCCGACCTCTGCCAGGCCCTCGCCTCCCTCCTCGCCGCCGAAATCAACATCCACCACAGCTATCCCCTGCTCGTCCGCCATCAGGACAAGCCCCTCCTCGCCCTCTGCGTCGAAGACGGCGAAGTCGGCGAAGAAGCCCTCCGCAAAACCGGCTACCAAGTCCTCTGCCAAAACGACCTCAGTCGTTGA
- a CDS encoding DUF6941 family protein, with amino-acid sequence MQLQLITLCDSAADYQGKLCILGTFDTLCAREFPVAHPQCSLALRLLFSPHDVGQHQLRIELKNEAGLSIMPAFTPMMDVNFPPGAIPFVSRNLVLNLQRLHFEKAGVYHFVIHINGDELATLPLRVTRYEEMRGSNQPAG; translated from the coding sequence ATGCAGTTGCAACTGATCACCCTTTGCGATTCCGCCGCCGACTACCAGGGCAAACTCTGCATCCTCGGCACCTTTGACACCCTCTGCGCCCGCGAATTTCCCGTCGCCCACCCGCAGTGTTCCCTCGCCCTGCGACTGCTCTTTTCCCCCCACGATGTCGGCCAGCACCAGCTCCGCATCGAGCTTAAAAACGAAGCAGGTCTCTCCATCATGCCCGCCTTCACCCCCATGATGGACGTCAACTTCCCCCCCGGTGCCATCCCTTTCGTCAGTCGCAATCTGGTCCTCAACCTCCAGCGACTGCACTTCGAAAAAGCCGGCGTTTATCACTTCGTCATCCACATCAACGGCGACGAACTCGCCACCCTTCCCCTCCGCGTCACCCGCTACGAAGAAATGCGCGGCTCCAACCAGCCTGCCGGGTAG